In Candidatus Pantoea floridensis, the genomic window TGGTGGATGCCTGCGCGCCAGCCGCTTCGCCCGCGCTGGTAGCAGCCTGAACCTGAGTGATGCTGGTCAGCATCAGTGCGCCCAGCAGAATAACGGTTTTTTTCATCTTTCTTTCTCCACATGAACTCAATAACGGCAGGTACGACTGCAGTGTCGGAGATCGTGTTGTGATAAGAAAGAGGGGTTTATTGCCTGATTTATCTAGCTTTATTTAACGCTGGTCTTGTTTTTTTCCACTGTGGAATTATTCCGAGAGCAGATGTGCGGTACAAAGGACAGACGCGAGATTTTATGGTGCCTTTGACGCAGTACAGAGATATTCTGCACCGCAACCTTAAGTCAAATCACGCTGAATGCCGTTCTGGCCGCGATTTAATGTGTAATATTCCAGTAACAGAAAGAAAAAGCGCCGAATTTTCAGATAAGCGCTAAGCGGCTTGAAAGCACAGATAAAAAACGCGAAGCGAAGCGCATTTCAGGGCTAAAAATAAATATAAGCTGCTGTTTAATATGCTTTGTAACAATTTCGGCTAGAATATAAACCATTAATGACTGTCACACTGGGGCCTCTTTTTTTAACAATATTGGCTCAGGCAATGGCGCCTTTGGGAGTTGAACATGCAAGAGAACTACAAAATTCTGGTCGTCGATGACGATATGCGTCTGCGTGCGTTGCTGGAACGCTATCTCACCGAGCAGGGCTTTCAGGTGCGTAGCGTTGCCAACGCCGAGCAAATGGATCGACTGTTAACCCGTGAATCCTTCCATCTGATGGTGCTCGACTTAATGCTGCCGGGCGAAGATGGTTTATCTATCTGTCGTCGTCTGCGCAGTCAAAGTAACCCCATGCCGATCATTATGGTCACCGCAAAAGGTGAAGAAGTGGATCGTATTGTGGGTCTGGAAATCGGTGCGGATGACTACATTCCTAAACCCTTTAACCCACGTGAGCTGCTGGCGCGTATTCGTGCCGTGCTGCGTCGTCAGGCCAATGAACTGCCAGGCGCGCCTTCGCAGGAAGAAGCGGTTATCGCTTTCGGTAAGTTCAAGCTGAATCTCGGTACCCGCGAAATGTTCCGCGAAGATGAGCCGATGCCGCTAACCAGCGGTGAGTTTGCCGTGCTGAAAGCGCTGGTGAGCCATCCACGTGAGCCGTTATCACGCGATAAGCTGATGAATCTGGCGCGCGGTCGCGAATACAGTGCGATGGAACGCTCCATCGATGTGCAGATTTCTCGTCTGCGTCGTATGGTGGAAGAAGATCCGGCGCATCCACGCTACATCCAGACCGTTTGGGGTCTTGGCTACGTATTCGTTCCGGACGGCAGCAAAGCATGAGGCGATTGCGCTTCTCACCCCGCAGTTCGTTTGCCCGCACCTTGTTATTGATCGTTACCTTGCTGTTCGTCAGCCTGGTAACGACCTATCTGGTGGTGCTCAATTTCGCCATTCTTCCCAGTTTGCAGCAGTTCAATAAGGTTCTCGCGTACGAAGTGCGTATGTTGATGACCGATCGGCTGCAGCTGGAAGATGGAACTCAGTTGGAAGTGCCTCCGGCTTTCCGACGCGAAATTTATCGTGAGCTGGGCATCTCGTTGTATACCAACGCGGCGGCGGAAGAGAGCGGTTTGCGCTGGGCGCAGCATTACGAATTCCTCAGTGAACAGATGGGCCAACAGCTGGGTGGCCCCACCGATGTGCGCGTTGAAGTGAATAAGAACTCGCCGGTGGTGTGGCTGAAAACCTGGCTGTCGCCGGATATCTGGGTGCGCGTACCGCTCACTGAAATCCATCAGGGCGACTTCTCACCGCTGTTTCGCTACACGCTGGCGATTATGCTGCTGGCGATAGGCGGAGCCTGGCTGTTTATCCGCATCCAAAACCGACCCCTGGTCGATTTAGAACATGCGGCGTTGCAGGTGGGGAAAGGCATTATTCCGCCACCGCTGCGCGAGTATGGCGCATCTGAAGTGCGTTCGGTGACGCGTGCGTTTAACCAAATGGCGGCCGGCGTGAAGCAGTTGGCCGACGACCGTACCTTGCTGATGGCTGGTGTCAGTCATGACTTGCGTACGCCGCTGACGCGTATCCGCCTTGCCACCGAAATGATGGGTGAGCAGGATGGTTATCTGGCGGAGTCGATCAACAAAGATATCGAAGAGTGCAACGCTATCATCGAGCAGTTCATCGATTATCTGCGCACCGGGCAAGAGATGCAGACCGAACGTGCCGACCTAAACAGCGTGCTGGGTGAAGTGGTTGCGGCAGAGAGCGGCTACGAGCGTGAAATTGAGAACGCGGTGATGTCCGAAGATTTAATGCTGGATATCAACCCGCTGTCGATTAAGCGTGCGCTGGCGAATCTGGTGGTCAATGCGGCGCGTTACGGTAACGGTTGGATTAAGGTTAGCAGCGGCAAAGAGCTGAACCGCGCGTGGTTCCAGGTGGAAGATGATGGTCCGGGCATTAAGCCGGATCAGCTACAGCATCTGTTCCAGCCGTTTGTGCGCGGCGATAGCGCACGCAGCACCAGCGGCACCGGCCTCGGTCTGGCAATTGTGCAGCGTATTATTGATGCGCACGACGGTTCGCTGGAGATTGGTGAAAGCGATCGCGGTGGATTACGTATTCGCGCGTGGTTGCCGATCCCCGAAGGCAGCGGCAGTACTGCGGTGGTGAGTATTAATCATAGTGTCTGATGCCAGGTGCGCATGAATGCGCCCCTACGGTGGGTTTGTAGGTGGGCATTTATGCCCACCTGGGTTTCACATCACAGCTGCGGACCCGCCTGCACCAGCGCTTTCCCCGCCTCGTTATCCGTGTACTTCTCAAAGTTAGTGATAAAGCGCTGCGCCAGATCCTGCGCGGCTTGTTGCCAGGCGGCTTCTGTCGGCCAGCTGCGGCGCGGATCGAGAATGGCACTCTCCACCTGCGGTAAACTTTTCGGCATCTGCAGGTTGAACACCGGCAGCGTTTCGGTCTCAACATCATCCAGCTCACCGGCCAGAATGGCGTTGATGATGGCGCGCGTGTCTTTCAGCGAGATACGCTTGCCGCTGCCGTTCCAGCCGGTATTTACCAGATAGGCCTGCGCACCGGCCGCTTCCATACGCTTTACCAGCACATCGGAATATTGTGTGGGATGCAGCGTCAGGAACGCCGCGCCGAAGCAGGCGGAGAAGGTGGGCGTCGGCTGCGTTACGCCGCGCTCGGTGCCGGCCAGTTTGGCGGTAAAGCCTGACAGGAAGTGATATTGCGTCTGCTCCGGCGTTAAGCGTGAAACCGGCGGCAGCACGCCAAAAGCATCGGCGGTGAGGAAAATCACCCGCTTCGCATGGCCCGCTTTTGAAACCGGCTGCACGATATTCTCGATATGCTCAATTGGGTAGGAGACGCGGGTATTTTCGGTCTTGCTGCCGTCGGCATAATCAACGCTGCCATCGGCGCGTACCACCACGTTTTCCAGCAGAGCATCACGACGGATGGCGCGATAGATTTCCGGCTCCGCCTGCTCAGAAAGATTGATGGTTTTGGCGTAGCAGCCACCTTCAAAGTTGAACACGCCATCGTCATCCCAACCGTGTTCGTCATCGCCAATCAGCTGGCGATCCGGATCGGTCGACAACGTGGTTTTGCCGGTGCCGGACAGGCCAAAGAATACCGCCACGTCGCCCGCTTTGCCGACGTTCGCCGAACAGTGCATCGACGCGATGCCCTTCAGCGGCAGCAGGTAGTTCATGATAGCGAACAGACCTTTCTTCATCTCGCCGCCGTACCAGGTGCCACCAATCAGCTGCATGCGCTCGGTCAGGTTGAAGGCAACGAAGTTTTCGGAGTGCAGACCCTGCGCCTGCCAGTCCGGATTGGTGCACTGCGCGGCGTTCATCACCACGAAATCCGGCTTGAAGTCTGCCAGTTCTGCTTCGCTCGGACGAATAAACATGTTTTTGACGAAGTGCGCCTGCCATGCGACTTCCATTACGAAGCGCACGCTGAGACGCGTGTCGGGGTTGGCACCGCAGAACGCATCAACCACAAACAGACGTTTGCCGGAAAGCTGCTGCGTGCAGCGATCTTTCAGCGCCTGCCAGGTTTCCTGTGACAGCGGCTGGTTATCATTTTTGCCGTTGCCGACATCGTTCCACCACAGCGTGTCGCGCGTGGTGTCGTCCCGTACGATGTATTTATCTTTGGGCGAGCGACCGGTGAAGATGCCGGTATCCACGGCAATCGCGCCGCTCTGCGTCAGAATGCCTCGCGCATAACCTTCCAGCTCTGGGCGAGTTTCTTCCTGAAACAGGGTGTCGAAATCAGGGTTGTACACCACTTCGGTGGTGCCGCTGATGCCCATAGAGGCGAGGTCTTGCGATGTCAGGCCGTTAACGCGCATGTGACTGCTCCTTTAATCGGTATCTGTTACTGCGTATTTTTATGGGGGATTCTGCCTCCTGCCGCGCATAGCCGCGCAGGGCAGATCGCGCGCAGTGTACTCTTATGAGCACAGCGGAAAAGAGAAGATAGTCAGAAATGCGAGCTGGAACGTGACAAGTAGAGAAATCTGCCACTTATGTAATTAAAGTCAGCGTTATTTAGCTAATAACCGTGATAAATGATAGGGATACGTTCAGAAGGAAATGCGGGCGGATAAACCGCCCGGCAGGTAATTAATGCACTTGATCGCTATTGTTGGTTGGCGCGTTACGAATGGCAGCAATATCTACCGCATCGTAAACATAATGCGAACCACAGTAGTCGCAGTGCATGTCGATTTTGCCATCTTCTGCGAGGATTTCGTCCACTTCTTCAACCGGCAGCGTATTCAGCACCTCGCCGCAGCGCTCGCGTGAGCAAGTGCATTTGAAGCTTACCGGTGATGGATCAAACACCGTGGCTTCTTCCTGATGATACAGGCGCCACAGTACGTCGGTGGCAGGCAACTCAATCAGTTCTTCGCTTTTTACGGTTTCGGTCAACGTGGCGAGGTGATTGAAATCATCCAGGCTTGGCTCTTGCGCAGGCAGTACCTGCAGCAAAATGCCCGCTGCGCCTTTTTCGCTGGTGCGGATAAACAGGCGGGTTGGCAGCTGTTCTGAACGCATGAAGTAATCTTCCAGGCAGCCTGCCAGGGTATCCGCTTCCAGACCCACCACGCCTTGATAACGTTCACCTTTCTCTGGTGAAATCGTGATCACCAGATAGCCGTTACCCACCATCTCTTTCAGGCTGCTATGAGGTGCGATCTCGGCATCTTCTTTCACCTGCGCCACGCCACGCAGCTCCTGGCGGTTGTTACCGTTGATCACTGCCAGCGTCAGCGGGCCATCGCCCTGCAGCTGCACGGTGATATCGCCATCAAACTTCAGCGTAGCGGTTAGCAAGCTGGTGGCCACCAGTAGCTCGCCCAGCAAGGTTTTTACCGGCTCGACGTAATCGTGATTTTTGATCATTTCACGCCAGGTTTCCGTCACGTTAACCAGCTCGCCGCGCACGGCGACATTTTCGAACAGGTAACGGTGCAGTTGATCGTTTGCAGACATAGTGTTTCTCACGTTGGGGGCGCGTTATTTATCGCCCGACAATTTAAACTTCATCAGATCGCGGCGCTCTTTCTTATCCGGGCGGCGATCGGGGTGCGGCATGGTTAACGCATTCATCTTGCGCGCTAGTGCGGTTTTCTCACGCTTTTCGATACTGGCGTCGGTTTCGGCATACAGCGTTTGCGCTTCAGTTGCAGGACGACGTTGATCGGTGACCGCGGTGATCACCACGGTGCGTTCGTCATTGCCCTGGCGCAGCGTCAACTCGGCGTTTAGCTCCACTAATTTGCTGGGCTTGCTGCGCTGACCGTTGTAATGCACTTTGCCGCCTTCCACCATTTCGCGCGCCAGCGCACGCGTTTTGTAGAAGCGTGCGGCCCACAGCCATTTGTCGAGGCGGACGCCTTCGCTGATTTTTTCTTTCATTGCGGCTCCTGCTTTAACGCAGCGTCTCACACAGTTGACGATAATCTCGTACCGCCGGATGACGCTGGAAAGATTGATCGGGCCGACCGGAATCCGGATTGCTGACGCCTAAGCACCAGCGAATGCCCCAGCTTGTCGCCGCATCCAGAATCGCTTCGCTGTCATCAATGAATAGCGTGCGCGAACTATCAAACGCGGTGTGCTGCTGGACGGCCTGCCAGAGACGCGGATCCTCTTTCGGATATCCAAAGGTATGGGTAGAAAGTAATAAATCAAGGTGGGCAGCTAATCCGGTCTGCTCCAGCTTCACATCAAGATTATAAGGATGCGCATTGGTTAACAAAATGGTGCGTTTGCCGGCGGCGCGCAGCGCCTGCAGCAGCGGCAGGGTATCTTCACGCATCGCCGCGCGCTGGCGCTTTTCCCACGTCATGGCACGAATATCCAGCGCCAGCTCCTGCGACCAGTAATCGAGACAATACCAGTTTAGCGTATGCACCACGGCCTGATACTTCTGCTGAATAAGCTGATGCGCTTCGCTCAGCGTGATAGCGCGCTCACGGCTCAGCGTTTCAGGAACGTGTTCCAGCCAGAAGTGACGATCGAAAGCGAGATCGAGTAGCGTGCCGTCCATATCCAGCAGCACGGTATCAATCTCTGACCAGTTAAGCGTAACCTGCATTTTCGTTCTCGCCGCAAAAAAGTGGGCGACAGGGTAGCACAGAAGGGGAGGGCTCAGAACAGCGAGCGCACGCTCTGCATCGTGTTCAGATTGTGGTTGAAGCACTTGTCGTAATACTGCTGGATTTCGGCCATACGCAGACGATTACGATGAATGCGACGCAGCGCCAGCAAGCCGTTGATGACCGCGCTGGCAATCAGCACCAGCATCAGCAACGCGGTGCCTAAATAGCGCCATTGCGCCATGGCATCTGGCTCATTATGCAGTGCGATATGGCGCGTGCCGTTGGCATCGGTGGTAATGCTGGTGATGATGCCGCTGGCGGCGAAAGGCGTGTGCAGCAGCATTTCCGACATGCGCTGTAGCTCGCGCCACTGCGAGGGGGCGTCAAGATCAAACAGCGATACTGATGGCTGCGGCTGCGTCACCATCTGGCGGCCTTCATCACTGATAATCAGGAAGCCACCCGGCGGCGGGCTATTGAGATTTTCCGCAGCGCGACGCGTTTCACGCGAGAAGAAGGTTGACGTCGCGGTGTTGACCAGGTTTTCCAGCGCTTCCGCACTTACCGGGCGCAGCAGCACGTTCATGCCATTAAGTTTGCCGGAATCTGCGCGGTGGATCAGCGAATCCCAATCTTTGGCGTTACCGAGGTTCACCAGCGCATTTTTCAGGCGCACGCAATCCTGTTGCTGGCTGCACAGCTCTTGCGTTTTCAGTACGAGATCGGAGAAATCATCCAGCAGAATCATGCCGGATTTTTGAATTGCCGAGGCTAGCTGCGGATTAAGTTTTGGATCGGTATTGGTTTCCGGATGCAGCTGGCGCGTGGTGGTATCAAGCAGCGCCGCTGCTTTATCGATAATATCGGACTGCGGCAGGGGCAGCGCAGGTGCGTTGTTCCAGTAAATGGCTGAGCAGTCGAACGGCATGTAAGCGTAGCTGCGGTTGCTTTGATAGTTACCTGGCACCGAACACATGCCGGTACCGCCGACTTTCAGGCTGTCACCAATGTGTAAGGGCAGGGCATTGAGTTTGTCTACGCTGTTGACCTCAATGCTTTCAGTGCCTTTCACCCATGCAAAGCTGAGTTTGAGCGGCATGCTGAGGGGAATCCAGGTAAAGAGCATTACCAGCACCAGCAGCGAACCGCACGCCAGCACCAGATTTTTACGCCAGCGCTGTACCGGGAAGTTACGCACTTCGTCCTGCAGTGACAGGAAACGCCCCTGACGCACCACCTGACGATTAAGGTACATCTCCACATCGGTGGTCTGGCCTAAATCATGCGCCACATAAGGCTGCCAGTGCGCGGGGTAGATGAGATCGATAATGCCGAGGGAGATATTGCTCTGCTCCTGGTTTGATTCCCCGAACAAGCCCCAGCGCTTTGGCGCACCGCGCAGACAGTGCACGTCGCGCAGGCCTTTCGCACCCGGGAAGCGGTAGAGAAACCACAGGCTGACGGCGATCATCAGGCAACCGAGCACCGCAATCCACACCATTAAGCTGCCGGGCAGCACCAGACTAAGGAAGAACAGCAGGAAAGCGAAACAGATCGCTACCGCTTCGCGCGTGCCGTCTGCGCGAGATAGCTGATACTCTTCGGCGGTCTCTTTGCGCACCTGCAGCAGTTCAACGTTTTCGCTCTCTTCTTTACGAATTGAAGCGTTGGTTGATATAGGGCGCACCAGCGGGGGGAGTGCCGGTTGTTCAATCGCGTAATTCACCAGCGAATGGCCGTTAAGCGAAATCACCAGCGGCAGGGTTTGCGTGCGAATCAGTTCAACGTAGTTTTCATCCGCGATGTACTGCTCCCACAGCGGCGGCAAATGCACTTCTACTTCATCGAGATAGTAGCGCCATTTCTGCGGATCGTCGGTGGAGAGGCCATAGCGTGTAATCGCGCGGGTGACGGGATAAACATTATTGCTCTGCGCGGTGAGCGTCAACGCTTCGGATTCACGCGGCTTCTTTGCGGATCGTGAACTCTGCTGGTCATGCTGTTTTGCCAGTAGCGCAATGTACTTTTCTACCGCGCTGCGTTCTTCATCGGTGAGTTTGCGATTTGGAGGACTGATAAACGGCAGCGGTTTCGCCAACGGCGGACGATGCCGCATAGCGTACCAGTAGCCGATACCTGCAAGTAACGAACAGGCGAGCATGACAGCCAGAATGACAATGTAAGTGCTCATGCTTTGCTCAATCCAGCCAAAAAACTGCCTTCACGTTTACGATGTACTCCCGATGAATCCATCAATACAAGTCAATTTTGGCGAGCAGATGTCATTCTGACAAGGGAAAAGTCAGATAAAATAACGCGCAAAATCATTTAATTATAGTTTGTTAGATTATTCCTTAACGGGATGTTAACGAGCTGCGACTCAATTAAAAATCGGTATTTTCTGAATTTAACAAAACACCGTTGACTTATTGTGAATTTTTAACTTCATAGATAACAAGAAGTTGTTAGTAGCAGTAAGTGGATATGTGTCACCATAGTTTACCTACACGGTGAGTCGCACAATGGTTCGGGCTTAGGTATGCTGGCGTCATCACGTTTCACAGGGTTGTGCTAAGTTTGAGGCTGATATGAAAACCCCCATGAAAAAACCTGACATCCTCAATGTGGAAGCGGTTGCCCGCTCCCGCTTATTCACTATTGAAGCGGTCGACCTCGCTTTCAGCAATGGCGAGCGCCGTGTCTATGAGCGTATGAAGCCTTCCGATCGTGAAGCAGTGATGATTGTGCCAATTATCGGTGATGACGTGATCCTGATTCAGGAATACGCGGTAGGCCTGGAAAGCTACGAACTGGGTTTTCCTAAAGGGCTGATCGATCCCGGCGAGAGCGCATTTGAGGCTGCCGATCGTGAATTGAAAGAAGAGGCGGGATTCGGTGCCACTAAGCTGGAAGCGCTGGGCAAGCTGACCATGGCGCCGTCTTACTTCTCCAGCAAAATGAATATTGTGGTGGCGGAAGGCTTGTACGAAGAGAAGCTGGAGGGCGATGAGCCGGAGCCGTTGATTGTCCATCGCTGGCCGTTGAAGAATCTGCTGGCACTGCTGGAAGAACCCGACTTCCGCGAAGCACGTAATGTCAGCGCTCTGTTTATGGTGCGTGAGTGGCTGGTGAAGCAGGGCCGCTTGAGCTATTAACATTGCAGTCTCGTCTAAAAAAGAAAGCCGGCAGATTTGCCGGCTTTTTTAATCAGAACAGTTCGTGGCTTTGGCCATTGTCCATGATGGTAGTGCCGACATCATGAACCGAATATTCCGTTGGCTGCGTACCGTTGATGAAATACTCCTGGCGCGAGTTACCGCCATTGGCCAGTTTGCCGGTACTGCGATCAATATTAACAGTGACCACGCCATCTGGCGGAGTCAGCGGTTGCACCGGTACGCCTTCCAGCGCTGATTTCATATAATCGTCCCACGCAGGTTGCGCACTCTTCGCGCCGCCTTCGTAGCCGGAGATTTGATCCGGAATCGCACCTGACATGGTTGAACGACCCAGTGCGCGTGAATCATCAAAGCCAATCCACACCGACGTGACAACACCCGGGCCGTAACCGGAGAACCACGCATCTTTCGAGCTGTTAGTGGTACCGGTTTTACCTCCGATATCATTACGTTTCAGGTCGCGGCCCGCGCGCCAGCCCGTTCCCATCCAGCCGGGTTCACCAAAGATATTACTGTTCAGCGCGCTCTTGATCAGGAACGACAGTGGCGTATTAATGACGTGCGGTGCATATTGCTGATCGCCACCCGATTGCGGTTGCGCAGGCACCTGCTCAAGTTCTGGCTGCGGCACGGTCTGATTCTGCGACTGATCGGAGGTGGCAACATTCTCTATGCTCTCTTCATTCAGTGCGACAGACTTTTTCGTGTCGCCATAGATCACCGGCAAGTTGCACTGCGGGCAGGCAATTTTGGGTTTCTCTTCGAAGATCACGCCGCCTTGTTCATTCTCAATCTTAGTGATGAAGTACGGATCGACCAGGAAGCCGCCGTTAGCCATTACGGCGTAGCCGCGCACCACCTGCATTGGTGTGAACGACGCCGCGCCTAACGCTAACGATTCGGTATGCACGATGTTCTGCGCCGGGAAGCCGAAACGCTGCAGATACTCTGCCGCGTAATCAACGCCCATCGCACGCATCGCACGCACCATCACCACGTTTTTCGACTCGCCCAGGCCCTGACGCAAACGAATCGGACCAGCGTAAGTCGGCGGTGAGTTTTTCGGACGCCAGTCGGCACCTGCACCGGCATCCCAGCGGGAAATCGGCACGTCATTCAAAATGGAAGCCAGCGTTAAACCGCGATCCATCGCTGCGGTATAGAGGAACGGTTTAATATTGGAACCGACCTGACGCAGCGCTTGTGTGGCACGGTTGAACATGCTCTGGTTGAAGTCGAAGCCACCGACTAACGCGCGAACAGCACCATCTTCTGGATTGAGCGAAACCAGAGCGGAGTTCACCACCGGCACCTGAGCCAGCCACCAGGCATTGTCTACCTTGCGTACCCAAATCTGCTGGCCCGCTTGCAGCACCTGCGTCAGGCTGCGCGGTGTGGGTCCCTGAAGCGTATCCGATTTGTAAGCACGCGCCCATCGCACGCCCGCCATTCCTATGGAAACACTGCTGCCATCTTTCAACGTTGCAGTGGCTTCTTCGGCATTAGCACTGGTAATCACGGCTGCGTTGAGTGGACCGTAAGTAGGAAGATCTTTCAGGGCTTTAAGAATTCGGGTTCTATCCCAACTGGCTTCGCCTGGTTTCCACAGCACATTGGTCGGGCCGCGATAGCCGTGGCGCATGTCATATGCCAGCACATTGTTACGTACGGCCTGCTGCGCGGCTTCCTGCAGACGACGGGTGACGGTGGTATAAACCTTATAGCCATCTTCATACGCGCCATCACCGTAGCGCTTCACCATCTCCTGGCGCACCATTTCACTCAAGTATGGTGCTGAGAACGCGATTTCCGGGCCGTGATAGCTGGCCGTCAACGGCGTGTTGCGGGCTTCGTCATACTGCTGCTGGGTGATGTAGTTTTGATCCAGCATACGCGCCAGCACCACATTACGACGTGAAAGCGCACGCGCGTGAGAATAAAGCGGGTTGAAAGTCGACGGTGCCTTTGGCAAGCCGGCAATCACCGCCATTTCGCTCAGCGACAGCTGATCAATCGATTTGCCAAAATAGACCTGCGCTGCAGCGCCAACGCCATAAGCGCGATAGCCGAGATAGATCTTGTTGAGGTACAACTCAAGAATTTCATCTTTGCTTAGCAGCTGTTCGATGCGAATGGCCAGGAACGCTTCCTTAATTTTACGCATCAAAGTGCGTTCCGGACTGAGGAAGAAGTTACGCGCCAACTGCTGGGTAATGGTACTTGCACCCTGCGAAGCATGGCCGGACATCAGCGCGATACTGGCTGCACGAAAGATGCCCACCGGATCAACACCATGATGCTCGTAAAA contains:
- the ompR gene encoding osmolarity response regulator transcription factor OmpR; translated protein: MQENYKILVVDDDMRLRALLERYLTEQGFQVRSVANAEQMDRLLTRESFHLMVLDLMLPGEDGLSICRRLRSQSNPMPIIMVTAKGEEVDRIVGLEIGADDYIPKPFNPRELLARIRAVLRRQANELPGAPSQEEAVIAFGKFKLNLGTREMFREDEPMPLTSGEFAVLKALVSHPREPLSRDKLMNLARGREYSAMERSIDVQISRLRRMVEEDPAHPRYIQTVWGLGYVFVPDGSKA
- the envZ gene encoding two-component system sensor histidine kinase EnvZ, which translates into the protein MRRLRFSPRSSFARTLLLIVTLLFVSLVTTYLVVLNFAILPSLQQFNKVLAYEVRMLMTDRLQLEDGTQLEVPPAFRREIYRELGISLYTNAAAEESGLRWAQHYEFLSEQMGQQLGGPTDVRVEVNKNSPVVWLKTWLSPDIWVRVPLTEIHQGDFSPLFRYTLAIMLLAIGGAWLFIRIQNRPLVDLEHAALQVGKGIIPPPLREYGASEVRSVTRAFNQMAAGVKQLADDRTLLMAGVSHDLRTPLTRIRLATEMMGEQDGYLAESINKDIEECNAIIEQFIDYLRTGQEMQTERADLNSVLGEVVAAESGYEREIENAVMSEDLMLDINPLSIKRALANLVVNAARYGNGWIKVSSGKELNRAWFQVEDDGPGIKPDQLQHLFQPFVRGDSARSTSGTGLGLAIVQRIIDAHDGSLEIGESDRGGLRIRAWLPIPEGSGSTAVVSINHSV
- the pckA gene encoding phosphoenolpyruvate carboxykinase (ATP); this encodes MRVNGLTSQDLASMGISGTTEVVYNPDFDTLFQEETRPELEGYARGILTQSGAIAVDTGIFTGRSPKDKYIVRDDTTRDTLWWNDVGNGKNDNQPLSQETWQALKDRCTQQLSGKRLFVVDAFCGANPDTRLSVRFVMEVAWQAHFVKNMFIRPSEAELADFKPDFVVMNAAQCTNPDWQAQGLHSENFVAFNLTERMQLIGGTWYGGEMKKGLFAIMNYLLPLKGIASMHCSANVGKAGDVAVFFGLSGTGKTTLSTDPDRQLIGDDEHGWDDDGVFNFEGGCYAKTINLSEQAEPEIYRAIRRDALLENVVVRADGSVDYADGSKTENTRVSYPIEHIENIVQPVSKAGHAKRVIFLTADAFGVLPPVSRLTPEQTQYHFLSGFTAKLAGTERGVTQPTPTFSACFGAAFLTLHPTQYSDVLVKRMEAAGAQAYLVNTGWNGSGKRISLKDTRAIINAILAGELDDVETETLPVFNLQMPKSLPQVESAILDPRRSWPTEAAWQQAAQDLAQRFITNFEKYTDNEAGKALVQAGPQL
- the hslO gene encoding Hsp33 family molecular chaperone HslO yields the protein MSANDQLHRYLFENVAVRGELVNVTETWREMIKNHDYVEPVKTLLGELLVATSLLTATLKFDGDITVQLQGDGPLTLAVINGNNRQELRGVAQVKEDAEIAPHSSLKEMVGNGYLVITISPEKGERYQGVVGLEADTLAGCLEDYFMRSEQLPTRLFIRTSEKGAAGILLQVLPAQEPSLDDFNHLATLTETVKSEELIELPATDVLWRLYHQEEATVFDPSPVSFKCTCSRERCGEVLNTLPVEEVDEILAEDGKIDMHCDYCGSHYVYDAVDIAAIRNAPTNNSDQVH
- the hslR gene encoding ribosome-associated heat shock protein Hsp15, with the translated sequence MKEKISEGVRLDKWLWAARFYKTRALAREMVEGGKVHYNGQRSKPSKLVELNAELTLRQGNDERTVVITAVTDQRRPATEAQTLYAETDASIEKREKTALARKMNALTMPHPDRRPDKKERRDLMKFKLSGDK
- the yrfG gene encoding GMP/IMP nucleotidase, encoding MQVTLNWSEIDTVLLDMDGTLLDLAFDRHFWLEHVPETLSRERAITLSEAHQLIQQKYQAVVHTLNWYCLDYWSQELALDIRAMTWEKRQRAAMREDTLPLLQALRAAGKRTILLTNAHPYNLDVKLEQTGLAAHLDLLLSTHTFGYPKEDPRLWQAVQQHTAFDSSRTLFIDDSEAILDAATSWGIRWCLGVSNPDSGRPDQSFQRHPAVRDYRQLCETLR
- a CDS encoding intracellular growth attenuator family protein, which gives rise to MSTYIVILAVMLACSLLAGIGYWYAMRHRPPLAKPLPFISPPNRKLTDEERSAVEKYIALLAKQHDQQSSRSAKKPRESEALTLTAQSNNVYPVTRAITRYGLSTDDPQKWRYYLDEVEVHLPPLWEQYIADENYVELIRTQTLPLVISLNGHSLVNYAIEQPALPPLVRPISTNASIRKEESENVELLQVRKETAEEYQLSRADGTREAVAICFAFLLFFLSLVLPGSLMVWIAVLGCLMIAVSLWFLYRFPGAKGLRDVHCLRGAPKRWGLFGESNQEQSNISLGIIDLIYPAHWQPYVAHDLGQTTDVEMYLNRQVVRQGRFLSLQDEVRNFPVQRWRKNLVLACGSLLVLVMLFTWIPLSMPLKLSFAWVKGTESIEVNSVDKLNALPLHIGDSLKVGGTGMCSVPGNYQSNRSYAYMPFDCSAIYWNNAPALPLPQSDIIDKAAALLDTTTRQLHPETNTDPKLNPQLASAIQKSGMILLDDFSDLVLKTQELCSQQQDCVRLKNALVNLGNAKDWDSLIHRADSGKLNGMNVLLRPVSAEALENLVNTATSTFFSRETRRAAENLNSPPPGGFLIISDEGRQMVTQPQPSVSLFDLDAPSQWRELQRMSEMLLHTPFAASGIITSITTDANGTRHIALHNEPDAMAQWRYLGTALLMLVLIASAVINGLLALRRIHRNRLRMAEIQQYYDKCFNHNLNTMQSVRSLF
- the nudE gene encoding ADP compounds hydrolase NudE; this translates as MKTPMKKPDILNVEAVARSRLFTIEAVDLAFSNGERRVYERMKPSDREAVMIVPIIGDDVILIQEYAVGLESYELGFPKGLIDPGESAFEAADRELKEEAGFGATKLEALGKLTMAPSYFSSKMNIVVAEGLYEEKLEGDEPEPLIVHRWPLKNLLALLEEPDFREARNVSALFMVREWLVKQGRLSY